Proteins from a genomic interval of Medicago truncatula cultivar Jemalong A17 chromosome 3, MtrunA17r5.0-ANR, whole genome shotgun sequence:
- the LOC11422592 gene encoding wall-associated receptor kinase-like 20, which produces MKTTSFLLVTSTLLLLTCTTHVFSATPCPPCGNTTVPFPLSTTPTCGDQSYKINCTSTGTLVFTTVNNSYPIQSINPQTQRFVIQPAPLIPNTCTTTDKIYEGIILNNTLPFNITSSNTIVYLNCTRDLLRSPLNCSAASACHAYINATVPTCQTGPLCCTYRTGGSSNSYQIRVRSSGCSAYSSFVNLDSGLAVNRWSRPGLEIQWMSPRETVCTSQNDCDAATSTCGVDSSSPNNGIKRCFCNGDLVWDPIQGVCAKKITCFNPDGCKSSHKTAIIAGITCGVGAALILAAIAFLLYKRHKRILEAQQRLAKEREGILNASGGGRAAKLFTGKEIKKATNDFSADRLLGIGGYGEVYKGFLQDGTAIAVKCAKIGNAKGTDQVLNEVRILCQVNHRNLVGLLGCCVELEQPILVYEFIENGTLMDHLTGQMPKGRASLNWNHRLHVARDTAEGLAYLHFMAVPPIYHRDVKSSNILLDFKMNAKVSDFGLSRLAQTDMSHISTCAQGTLGYLDPEYYRNYQLTDKSDVYSFGVVLLELLTSQKAIDFNRASDDVNLAIYVQRMVDEEKLIDVIDPVLKNGASNIELDTMKAVAFLALGCLEEKRQNRPSMKEVSEEIEYIISVASTKAV; this is translated from the exons ATGAAGACAACGAGCTTCCTCCTTGTAACATCGACACTCCTCCTGCTAACATGCACCACCCATGTCTTCTCCGCCACACCATGTCCACCCTGCGGCAACACCACCGTCCCTTTCCCGCTCAGCACCACCCCAACCTGCGGTGACCAATCATACAAAATAAACTGCACCTCCACCGGAACATTAGTTTTCACCACAGTAAACAACTCCTACCCAATCCAATCCATAAACCCTCAAACCCAACGCTTCGTAATACAACCAGCACCACTCATCCCTAACACATGCACCACCACAGATAAAATATATGAAGGTATCATACTCAACAACACTCTTCCGTTCAACATCACTAGCTCCAATACCATCGTGTACCTCAACTGCACACGCGACCTTCTTCGGTCTCCGCTTAACTGCTCCGCCGCTAGTGCTTGTCATGCTTACATCAACGCCACCGTGCCTACGTGTCAGACCGGTCCGCTTTGTTGCACTTACCGAACCGGTGGTTCGAGTAACTCTTACCAGATTCGTGTTAGGAGTTCTGGTTGTAGTGCTTATTCGAGTTTTGTTAACCTTGACTCCGGTCTTGCGGTGAACCGGTGGTCTAGACCGGGTTTGGAGATTCAGTGGATGTCACCTAGGGAAACTGTGTGCACGTCTCAGAATGATTGTGATGCCGCCACGTCGACTTGTGGGGTTGATAGTTCATCACCTAATAATGGGATCAAGAGGTGTTTCTGTAATGGAGATCTTGTGTGGGACCCTATTCAAGGGGTGTGTGCTAAAA AAATTACTTGCTTTAATCCAGATGGGTGTAAATCAAGTCATAAGACAGCCATAATAGCAG GTATAACATGTGGAGTTGGAGCTGCACTAATCCTAGCAGCAATTGCGTTTCTTCTCTACAAACGTCACAAACGCATATTAGAAGCACAACAACGCCTAGCCAAAGAGCGCGAAGGAATTTTAAACGCAAGTGGTGGTGGCAGAGCAGCCAAACTTTTCACCGGCAAAGAGATCAAGAAAGCCACAAACGACTTCTCAGCCGATCGCCTCCTCGGCATTGGTGGTTATGGTGAAGTCTACAAAGGCTTTCTTCAAGATGGCACCGCCATAGCCGTTAAATGTGCTAAAATTGGAAATGCAAAAGGCACTGACCAAGTCCTAAACGAAGTTCGCATTTTATGCCAAGTTAACCACAGAAACCTCGTTGGATTACTCGGTTGCTGCGTGGAATTGGAGCAGCcaattttggtttatgagttcaTAGAAAATGGAACACTTATGGATCATTTAACAG GTCAAATGCCAAAGGGTCGTGCTTCACTTAATTGGAACCATCGCCTTCACGTTGCTCGTGACACTGCTGAAGGACTTGCATACCTTCACTTCATGGCAGTGCCGCCAATTTACCATAGAGATGTTAAGTCAAGTAACATTCTTTTGGACTTCAAGATGAATGCTAAGGTTTCAGATTTCGGGTTATCACGGTTGGCTCAAACGGATATGAGTCATATCTCAACTTGTGCTCAAGGGACACTTGGGTACCTTGATCCTGAATATTATAGAAACTACCAATTGACCGATAAGAGTGACGTTTATAGTTTCGGGGTTGTGTTGCTTGAGCTTTTGACGTCTCAGAAGGCGATAGATTTCAACAGGGCTTCAGATGATGTGAATTTGGCAATTTATGTGCAGAGGATGGTGGATGAAGAGAAGTTGATTGATGTTATTGATCCTGTTTTGAAAAATGGAGCTAGTAATATAGAGCTTGATACTATGAAGGCTGTGGCTTTTTTGGCATTGGGTTGTTTGGAGGAGAAACGACAGAATCGACCTTCAATGAAAGAAGTGTCTGAGGAGATTGAGTATATCATTAGTGTTGCCTCTACAAAGGCAGTGTAG
- the LOC11422591 gene encoding ultraviolet-B receptor UVR8 isoform X3 encodes MIHPLFNEATKTTHLGQLFLSLFKVFIRNRHKNSFEINCIGFCVFGGKIVVIMNGGGCEVKEKMVYMWGYLPGALPQRTPLLTPVLVRVPATSGGYNWKDVSGGGCGFAMAISESGKLITWGSTDDLGQSYVTSGKHGETPEPFSLPNEVSIVKAASAWAHCVAATDCGEVYTWGWKECIPSGKVFGETSQGVSPEKDAQGKPSSFLTEQVSSRSQVSKSTGGTVSSGEESSKRRKVSSAKQAAQTSSSGDDILTAMPCLVTLNPGVKITSVAAGGRHTLVLSDIGQVWGWGYGGEGQLGLGSRVRMVSSPHIIPCIDSSSLVQGSMSSEGHNFRIPGSCIKAIACGGRHSAVITDAGAVLAFGWGLYGQGSTCSVGKEALTMN; translated from the exons ATGATACACCCTCTTTTTAACGAAGCAACGAAGACAACGCATTTAGGTCAATTGTTTCTTTCACTCTTCAAAGTTTTTATCAGAAACCGCCACAAAAACAGTTTTGAAATTAACTGCATTGGGTTTTGTGTTTTTGGTGGGAAAATCGTAGTAATCATGAATGGTGGAGGGTGTGAAGTGAAGGAGAAAATGGTATACATGTGGGGTTATTTACCGGGAGCTTTACCGCAAAGGACGCCGTTATTGACGCCGGTACTTGTTAGGGTTCCGGCTACATCTGGTGGTTATAACTGGAAGGATGTTTCTGGTGGTGGTTGTGGATTTGCCATGGCTATATCTG AATCAGGAAAGCTTATAACATGGGGTTCGACAGATGATCTAGGCCAAAGTTATGTGACGTCCGGCAAGCACGGG GAAACTCCAGAGCCGTTCTCTCTTCCAAATGAAGTGTCTATTGTAAAAGCTGCTTCTGCGTGGGCACATTGTGTTGCCGCGACAG ATTGTGGAGAAGTTTACACATGGGGATGGAAGGAATGTATTCCTTCTGGGAAGGTATTCGGTGAAACTTCGCAAGGGGTAAGTCCTGAAAAAGATGCACAAGGAAAGCCGAGTTCATTCTTGACAGAACAAG TGAGCTCTCGTTCTCAAGTCTCAAAATCCACAGGAGGAACTGTTTCAAGTGGAGAAGAAAGTAGTAAGAGAAGGAAAGTATCTTCGGCAAAGCAAGCGGCTCAAACCTCGTCATCTGGTGATGATATTCTAACAGCAATGCCATGTCTTGTCACACTGAATCCAGGGGTAAAGATAACAAGTGTTGCTGCTGGTGGGCGTCATACCCTAGTATTGTCAG ATATAGGACAGGTGTGGGGTTGGGGCTATGGAGGTGAAGGGCAGCTTGGTTTGGGCTCCAGAGTACGTATGGTGTCCTCTCCTCATATTATTCCTTGCATTGATTCCTCTTCACTGGTTCAGGGAAGCATGAGTTCAGAAGGACACAATTTTAGGATTCCTGGAAGTTGTATAAAGGCTATTGCCTGTGGTGGTCGACATAGTGCAGTAATCACAG ATGCTGGAGCTGTGCTTGCGTTTGGTTGGGGACTTTATGGACAG GGATCAACATGTAG TGTGGGCAAGGAAGCACTGACGATGAACTAA
- the LOC11422591 gene encoding ultraviolet-B receptor UVR8 isoform X4 — MIHPLFNEATKTTHLGQLFLSLFKVFIRNRHKNSFEINCIGFCVFGGKIVVIMNGGGCEVKEKMVYMWGYLPGALPQRTPLLTPVLVRVPATSGGYNWKDVSGGGCGFAMAISESGKLITWGSTDDLGQSYVTSGKHGETPEPFSLPNEVSIVKAASAWAHCVAATDCGEVYTWGWKECIPSGKVFGETSQGVSPEKDAQGKPSSFLTEQVSSRSQVSKSTGGTVSSGEESSKRRKVSSAKQAAQTSSSGDDILTAMPCLVTLNPGVKITSVAAGGRHTLVLSDIGQVWGWGYGGEGQLGLGSRVRMVSSPHIIPCIDSSSLVQGSMSSEGHNFRIPGSCIKAIACGGRHSAVITDAGAVLAFGWGLYGQVSRI; from the exons ATGATACACCCTCTTTTTAACGAAGCAACGAAGACAACGCATTTAGGTCAATTGTTTCTTTCACTCTTCAAAGTTTTTATCAGAAACCGCCACAAAAACAGTTTTGAAATTAACTGCATTGGGTTTTGTGTTTTTGGTGGGAAAATCGTAGTAATCATGAATGGTGGAGGGTGTGAAGTGAAGGAGAAAATGGTATACATGTGGGGTTATTTACCGGGAGCTTTACCGCAAAGGACGCCGTTATTGACGCCGGTACTTGTTAGGGTTCCGGCTACATCTGGTGGTTATAACTGGAAGGATGTTTCTGGTGGTGGTTGTGGATTTGCCATGGCTATATCTG AATCAGGAAAGCTTATAACATGGGGTTCGACAGATGATCTAGGCCAAAGTTATGTGACGTCCGGCAAGCACGGG GAAACTCCAGAGCCGTTCTCTCTTCCAAATGAAGTGTCTATTGTAAAAGCTGCTTCTGCGTGGGCACATTGTGTTGCCGCGACAG ATTGTGGAGAAGTTTACACATGGGGATGGAAGGAATGTATTCCTTCTGGGAAGGTATTCGGTGAAACTTCGCAAGGGGTAAGTCCTGAAAAAGATGCACAAGGAAAGCCGAGTTCATTCTTGACAGAACAAG TGAGCTCTCGTTCTCAAGTCTCAAAATCCACAGGAGGAACTGTTTCAAGTGGAGAAGAAAGTAGTAAGAGAAGGAAAGTATCTTCGGCAAAGCAAGCGGCTCAAACCTCGTCATCTGGTGATGATATTCTAACAGCAATGCCATGTCTTGTCACACTGAATCCAGGGGTAAAGATAACAAGTGTTGCTGCTGGTGGGCGTCATACCCTAGTATTGTCAG ATATAGGACAGGTGTGGGGTTGGGGCTATGGAGGTGAAGGGCAGCTTGGTTTGGGCTCCAGAGTACGTATGGTGTCCTCTCCTCATATTATTCCTTGCATTGATTCCTCTTCACTGGTTCAGGGAAGCATGAGTTCAGAAGGACACAATTTTAGGATTCCTGGAAGTTGTATAAAGGCTATTGCCTGTGGTGGTCGACATAGTGCAGTAATCACAG ATGCTGGAGCTGTGCTTGCGTTTGGTTGGGGACTTTATGGACAG GTAAGTAGAATATGA
- the LOC11422591 gene encoding ultraviolet-B receptor UVR8 isoform X1 has protein sequence MIHPLFNEATKTTHLGQLFLSLFKVFIRNRHKNSFEINCIGFCVFGGKIVVIMNGGGCEVKEKMVYMWGYLPGALPQRTPLLTPVLVRVPATSGGYNWKDVSGGGCGFAMAISESGKLITWGSTDDLGQSYVTSGKHGETPEPFSLPNEVSIVKAASAWAHCVAATDCGEVYTWGWKECIPSGKVFGETSQGVSPEKDAQGKPSSFLTEQVSSRSQVSKSTGGTVSSGEESSKRRKVSSAKQAAQTSSSGDDILTAMPCLVTLNPGVKITSVAAGGRHTLVLSDIGQVWGWGYGGEGQLGLGSRVRMVSSPHIIPCIDSSSLVQGSMSSEGHNFRIPGSCIKAIACGGRHSAVITDAGAVLAFGWGLYGQCGQGSTDDELSPTCVSSLLGIQIEGVAAGLWHTVCTSADGDVYAFGGNQFGQLGTGSDQAETLPRLLDCPSLENVNVKTISCGARHTALVTDNGKVFSWGWNKYGQCCLSRNLWLWQLGLGDVIDRNIPSEVAIEGCIAKNVACGWWHTLLLAESPT, from the exons ATGATACACCCTCTTTTTAACGAAGCAACGAAGACAACGCATTTAGGTCAATTGTTTCTTTCACTCTTCAAAGTTTTTATCAGAAACCGCCACAAAAACAGTTTTGAAATTAACTGCATTGGGTTTTGTGTTTTTGGTGGGAAAATCGTAGTAATCATGAATGGTGGAGGGTGTGAAGTGAAGGAGAAAATGGTATACATGTGGGGTTATTTACCGGGAGCTTTACCGCAAAGGACGCCGTTATTGACGCCGGTACTTGTTAGGGTTCCGGCTACATCTGGTGGTTATAACTGGAAGGATGTTTCTGGTGGTGGTTGTGGATTTGCCATGGCTATATCTG AATCAGGAAAGCTTATAACATGGGGTTCGACAGATGATCTAGGCCAAAGTTATGTGACGTCCGGCAAGCACGGG GAAACTCCAGAGCCGTTCTCTCTTCCAAATGAAGTGTCTATTGTAAAAGCTGCTTCTGCGTGGGCACATTGTGTTGCCGCGACAG ATTGTGGAGAAGTTTACACATGGGGATGGAAGGAATGTATTCCTTCTGGGAAGGTATTCGGTGAAACTTCGCAAGGGGTAAGTCCTGAAAAAGATGCACAAGGAAAGCCGAGTTCATTCTTGACAGAACAAG TGAGCTCTCGTTCTCAAGTCTCAAAATCCACAGGAGGAACTGTTTCAAGTGGAGAAGAAAGTAGTAAGAGAAGGAAAGTATCTTCGGCAAAGCAAGCGGCTCAAACCTCGTCATCTGGTGATGATATTCTAACAGCAATGCCATGTCTTGTCACACTGAATCCAGGGGTAAAGATAACAAGTGTTGCTGCTGGTGGGCGTCATACCCTAGTATTGTCAG ATATAGGACAGGTGTGGGGTTGGGGCTATGGAGGTGAAGGGCAGCTTGGTTTGGGCTCCAGAGTACGTATGGTGTCCTCTCCTCATATTATTCCTTGCATTGATTCCTCTTCACTGGTTCAGGGAAGCATGAGTTCAGAAGGACACAATTTTAGGATTCCTGGAAGTTGTATAAAGGCTATTGCCTGTGGTGGTCGACATAGTGCAGTAATCACAG ATGCTGGAGCTGTGCTTGCGTTTGGTTGGGGACTTTATGGACAG TGTGGGCAAGGAAGCACTGACGATGAACTAAGTCCGACCTGCGTATCTTCCTTATTGGGCATTCAAATAGAGGGAGTTGCTGCAGGTTTGTGGCATACTGTCTGTACATCTGCTGATGGTGATGTATATGCATTTGGTGGGAACCAGTTTGGGCAGCTGGGAACTGGTTCCGATCAAGCTGAG ACTCTACCAAGACTGCTGGATTGTCCGAGCTTGGAAAATGTGAATGTAAAGACCATATCTTGTGGGGCTCGTCACACTGCTCTAGTAACAG ATAATGGAAAAGTCTTTAGCTGGGGATGGAACAAATATGGACAG TGTTGTCTAAGTCGCAATTTGTGGTTGTGGCAGCTCGGCCTTGGGGATGTGATTGACCGAAACATTCCATCTGAAGTCGCAATAGAAGGTTGTATAGCTAAAAACGTTGCATGTGGTTGGTGGCACACTCTTCTTTTGGCCGAGTCACCGACTTGA
- the LOC11422591 gene encoding ultraviolet-B receptor UVR8 isoform X2 — protein sequence MNGGGCEVKEKMVYMWGYLPGALPQRTPLLTPVLVRVPATSGGYNWKDVSGGGCGFAMAISESGKLITWGSTDDLGQSYVTSGKHGETPEPFSLPNEVSIVKAASAWAHCVAATDCGEVYTWGWKECIPSGKVFGETSQGVSPEKDAQGKPSSFLTEQVSSRSQVSKSTGGTVSSGEESSKRRKVSSAKQAAQTSSSGDDILTAMPCLVTLNPGVKITSVAAGGRHTLVLSDIGQVWGWGYGGEGQLGLGSRVRMVSSPHIIPCIDSSSLVQGSMSSEGHNFRIPGSCIKAIACGGRHSAVITDAGAVLAFGWGLYGQCGQGSTDDELSPTCVSSLLGIQIEGVAAGLWHTVCTSADGDVYAFGGNQFGQLGTGSDQAETLPRLLDCPSLENVNVKTISCGARHTALVTDNGKVFSWGWNKYGQLGLGDVIDRNIPSEVAIEGCIAKNVACGWWHTLLLAESPT from the exons ATGAATGGTGGAGGGTGTGAAGTGAAGGAGAAAATGGTATACATGTGGGGTTATTTACCGGGAGCTTTACCGCAAAGGACGCCGTTATTGACGCCGGTACTTGTTAGGGTTCCGGCTACATCTGGTGGTTATAACTGGAAGGATGTTTCTGGTGGTGGTTGTGGATTTGCCATGGCTATATCTG AATCAGGAAAGCTTATAACATGGGGTTCGACAGATGATCTAGGCCAAAGTTATGTGACGTCCGGCAAGCACGGG GAAACTCCAGAGCCGTTCTCTCTTCCAAATGAAGTGTCTATTGTAAAAGCTGCTTCTGCGTGGGCACATTGTGTTGCCGCGACAG ATTGTGGAGAAGTTTACACATGGGGATGGAAGGAATGTATTCCTTCTGGGAAGGTATTCGGTGAAACTTCGCAAGGGGTAAGTCCTGAAAAAGATGCACAAGGAAAGCCGAGTTCATTCTTGACAGAACAAG TGAGCTCTCGTTCTCAAGTCTCAAAATCCACAGGAGGAACTGTTTCAAGTGGAGAAGAAAGTAGTAAGAGAAGGAAAGTATCTTCGGCAAAGCAAGCGGCTCAAACCTCGTCATCTGGTGATGATATTCTAACAGCAATGCCATGTCTTGTCACACTGAATCCAGGGGTAAAGATAACAAGTGTTGCTGCTGGTGGGCGTCATACCCTAGTATTGTCAG ATATAGGACAGGTGTGGGGTTGGGGCTATGGAGGTGAAGGGCAGCTTGGTTTGGGCTCCAGAGTACGTATGGTGTCCTCTCCTCATATTATTCCTTGCATTGATTCCTCTTCACTGGTTCAGGGAAGCATGAGTTCAGAAGGACACAATTTTAGGATTCCTGGAAGTTGTATAAAGGCTATTGCCTGTGGTGGTCGACATAGTGCAGTAATCACAG ATGCTGGAGCTGTGCTTGCGTTTGGTTGGGGACTTTATGGACAG TGTGGGCAAGGAAGCACTGACGATGAACTAAGTCCGACCTGCGTATCTTCCTTATTGGGCATTCAAATAGAGGGAGTTGCTGCAGGTTTGTGGCATACTGTCTGTACATCTGCTGATGGTGATGTATATGCATTTGGTGGGAACCAGTTTGGGCAGCTGGGAACTGGTTCCGATCAAGCTGAG ACTCTACCAAGACTGCTGGATTGTCCGAGCTTGGAAAATGTGAATGTAAAGACCATATCTTGTGGGGCTCGTCACACTGCTCTAGTAACAG ATAATGGAAAAGTCTTTAGCTGGGGATGGAACAAATATGGACAG CTCGGCCTTGGGGATGTGATTGACCGAAACATTCCATCTGAAGTCGCAATAGAAGGTTGTATAGCTAAAAACGTTGCATGTGGTTGGTGGCACACTCTTCTTTTGGCCGAGTCACCGACTTGA